A window of Thunnus thynnus chromosome 17, fThuThy2.1, whole genome shotgun sequence contains these coding sequences:
- the LOC137201227 gene encoding NACHT, LRR and PYD domains-containing protein 12-like has product MVTPVELLGTLEYLTDEEFKKFKWFLQQADVLEGFPAIQRSQLENTDRLDTVDQIVETYNKNAVEVTIMVLKRIKKNGLVQHLSNINSTSKETLTDCQRKLKSNLRRRFQHSFEQATKSGKQILMNDINTELYIMEETSQKVNITQEISQTATASSITVNLEQTISIEDFFKPMPGQDESVRTLMTKGVSGIGKTVLTQKFVRDWAEDKVDNNIQFLFPFTFRELNLLKDRKYSWVELLHHFYADTKEVENFDKLQIVFIFDGLDEFQLSLDFHNNEILTDVTESASVDVLLTNLIMGKLFPSAHLWITTTPEAASQIPPEYIHMVTEMRGFTDSEKEEYFRKRFRNKELTSRIITHIRASRTLHIMCHIPVFCWITASVLENVLKTSDKGELPKTLTEMYTHFLVVNSKLANVKYQEGAETDPPWNTKTSKMILALGKLAFEQLQKGNLIFYEADLLECGIDIRAASVYSEVFTQIFKKERALNQDQLFSFVHLSCQVFLAAVHVIVSFVNSGVNLLSEEQSPSLITDRSVKHLYQSAIDKALQSPNGHLDLFLRFLMGLSLKTNQAVLQDLLKQSGSSLQSNQETVQYIKKRIEENPSPERCINLFHCLNDMNDHSLVEEIQQYLSSRSLSTYKLSPTQWSDLVFILLSSVNELDVFDLKKFSASEEGLLKLLPVVQASKISLLSGCMLSERSCKALASVLSSLSSNLRELDLSYNSMTNAGVQELTCGLKNPQCRLKTLRLIGCDLPSVSCKALSSAVSSQSFSLRELDLTNNNLQDSGVKLLSVGLQSPHCRLETLRLIGCALTWKGCDAVAFFLSSPSSSLRQLDLCNNNLQDPGVMVLSAGLESPHSKLETLRLRGCNLLEKSCEALASVLSSQTSSLRELDLGNNDLQDSGVTFLSAGLDSPHCNPETLRLTGCKLLERSCEALASALSSHTSSLRELELSNNDLQDSGVKLLSPGLESPECRLKTLRLSGCQVTEEGCASLASALNSNPSHLRELDLSYNHPGDSGEKLLSSGLQNPNWRLDTLRVNHGGVQRLKSGLWKYACELTLDPNTAHRELILSENNRQVKLVEEEQPYRYHPERFDSFKQLLCSNGLTGRCYWEFQTNLQYNVTVAYRGISRRGDGNECKFGGNDKSWSLHYNAGYSAWHNNTETKICTPKNNTRRVAVYLDWPAGTLSFYTVSSDTVTHIYTFYSRFTEPLYPGFSFEVRPVPGLTVLWYGSSVFLHHIDEEQLQSDI; this is encoded by the exons ATGGTAACGCCTGTAGAGCTGCTGGGAACTTTGGAATATTTGACAGATGAAGAGTTTAAAAAGTTCAAATGGTTCCTGCAGCAGGCTGATGTCTTGGAGGGCTTCCCAGCTATCCAAAGGAGCCAGCTGGAGAACACAGACAGGTTGGACACAGTTGATCAGATCGTAGAGACCTACAACAAAAACGCAGTGGAGGTGACCATAATGGTTTtgaagaggataaaaaaaaatggcttgGTGCAGCATTTATCAAATATCAACTCAACATCCAAAG AGACTCTCACTGATTGCCAACGCAAACTAAAATCCAACCTCAGGAGAAGGTTTCAGCATTCGTTTGAGCAAGCCACAAAATCTGGAAAGCAGATATTGATGAATGATATCAACACTGAGCTCTATATAATGGAGGAAACGTCTCAAAAGGTCAACATAACACAGGAGATCAGCCAAACTGCAACAGCATCCAGCATAACAGTTAATCTGGAACAGACTATCAGTATAGAGGACTTCTTTAAACCCATGCCAGGTCAAGATGAATCAGTCAGAACATTAATGACAAAAGGAGTGTCTGGtattgggaaaacagtcttgaCACAGAAGTTTGTTCGGGATtgggctgaagacaaagttGACAACAATATACAGTTCCTGTTTCCATTCACTTTCCGAGAGTTGAATTTGcttaaagacagaaaatacagcTGGGTGGAACTTCTCCATCACTTCTATGCTGATACCAAAGAAGTAGAAAACTTTGATAAACTCCagattgtatttatatttgatggTCTGGATGAGTTTCAACTTTCTCTTGACTTCCACAATAACGAAATCCTGACTGATGTCACTGAGTCagcctcagtggatgtgctgctaaCAAACCTCATCATGGGTAAGTTGTTTCCTTCTGCTCATCTCTGGATAACAACAACACCTGAGGCAGCCAGTCAAATCCCTCCAGAGTACATTCACATGGTGACAGAGATGAGAGGGTTCACGGATTcagagaaggaggagtacttcaggaagagattcagaaATAAGGAGCTGACCAGCAGAATTATCACCCACATCAGGGCTTCGCGAaccctccacatcatgtgccacatcccagttttctgctggatcactgcttcAGTTCTGGAGAACGTGTTGAAAACCAGTGACAAAGgggagctgcccaagaccctgactgagatgtacacACACTTCCTGGTGGTTAACTCCAAACTAGCAAATGTCAAATACCAagaaggagctgagacagatccaccGTGGAACACCAAGACCAGCAAGATGATTCTCgctctgggaaaactggcttttgaacAGCTtcagaaaggcaacctgatcttctatgaagCAGATCTTCTAGAGTGTGGCATTGATATTAGAGCAGCCTCGGTGTACTCAGAAGTTttcacacagatctttaaaaaGGAGCGTGCACTAAACCAGGACCAACTTTTCTCCTTTGTCCATTTAAGCTGTCAGGTGTTTCTGGCTGCTGTTCATGTCATTGTGTCATTCGTCAACTCTGGTGTCAACCTCTTGTCGGAGGAACAATCACCCTCCCTCATCACAGACAGATCAGTAAAACATCTCTACCAGAGTGCAATTGACAAGGCTTTacagagtccaaatggacactTGGACTTGTTCCTTCGCTTCCTCATGGGCCTTTCACTGAAGACCAATCAAGCTGTTCTTCAAGACCTATTGAAACAATCAGGGAGTAGCTTACAGAGCAATCAGGAAACAGTCCAGTACATCAAAAAGAGGATTGAGGAGAATCCCTCTCCAGAGAGAtgcatcaatctgttccactgtctaaATGACATGAACGATCATTCTttagtggaggagatccaacagtacctGAGTTCAAGAAGTCTCTCCACATACAAACTCTCTCCTACCCAATGGTCAGATCTGGTCTTCATCCTATTATCATCAGTGAATGAGTTGgacgtgtttgacctgaagaaattCTCAGCTTCAGAGGAAGGTCTTCTGAAGTTGCTGCCAGTAGTTCAAGCCTCCAAGATATCTCT GTTAAGTGGCTGTATGCTGTCTGAGAGAAGCTGTAAAGCTCTGGCCTCAGTTCTCAGTTCCCTGTCCTCTAATCTGAGAGAGCTCGACCTGAGTTACAACAGCATGACGAATGCAGGGGTCCAGGAGCTTACATGTGGCTTGAAGAATCCACAATGTAGACTGAAAACTCTCAG GCTGATTGGCTGTGATCTGCCATCCGTTAGCTGTAAAGCTTTGTCTTCAGCTGTCAGTTCTCAGTCCTTCAGTCTTAGAGAGCTGGATTTGAcaaacaacaacctgcaggactcaggagtgaagctgctttCTGTTGGATTGCAGAGTCCACACTGCAGACTTGAAACTCTCAG gttGATTGGTTGTGCGCTGACGTGGAAAGGTTGTGATGCTGTGGCCTTTTTTCTTAGTTCCCCGTCCTCCAGTCTGAGACAGCTTGACCTTTGTAATAATAACCTGCAGGACCCTGGAGTGATGGTGCTCAGTGCTGGGCTGGAGAGTCCACACAGTAAACTTGAAACTCTCAG GCTACGTGGCTGTAACCTGTTGGAAAAAAGCTGTGAAGCTCTGGCCTCAGTTCTCTCTTCCCAGACCTCCAGCTTGAGAGAGCTGGACTTGGGTAACAACGATttgcaggattcaggagtgacgTTCCTCTCTGCTGGACTGGACAGTCCACATTGTAACccggaaactctcag ACTGACTGGATGTAAGCTGTTGGAGAGAAGCTGTGAagctctggcctcagctctcagctcccacacctctagtctgagagagctggaacTGAGTAACAACGACcttcaggattcaggagtgaagctgctctCTCCTGGACTTGAGAGTCCTGAATGTAGACTGAAAACTCTCAG GTTGTCAGGCTGCCAGGTCACAGAGGagggctgtgcttctctggcctcagctctgaactCCAATCcttcccatctgagagagctggatctcagctacaatcatccaggagactCAGGAGAGAAACTGCTCTCTTCTGGACTGCAGAATCCAAActggagactggacactctcag AGTGAATCATGGTGGAGTGCAGAGGTTAAAATCTGGTCTGTGGAAGt ATGCCTGTGAACTCACACTGGACCCAAACACAGCTCACAGAGAACTCATCCTGTCGGAGAACAACAGACAGGTGAAATTAGTGGAGGAGGAACAGCCATATCGATATCACCCAGAGAGATTTGATTCCttcaaacagctgctgtgtagTAATGGactgactggtcgctgttactgggaaTTTCAGACAAATCTTCAATATAATGTGACAGTGGCTTACCGAGGAATCAGCAGAAGAGGAGATGGTAATGAGTGCAAGTTTGGAGGGAATGACAAGTCCTGGAGTCTACACTACAATGCCGGTTACTCTGCTTGGcacaataacacagaaacaaagataTGTACCCCTAAAAACAACACCAGAAGAGTAGCAGTGTATCTGGACTggcctgctggcactctgtccttctacacaGTCTCATCTGACACAGTGACTCACATCTACACCTTCTACTCCAGATTCACAGAACCCCTCTACCCTGGCTTTAGCTTTGAGGTTAGGCCTGTACCTGGGCTGACAGTATTGTGGTATGGTTCCTCAGTGTTTCTGCATCACATAGATGAGGAACAACTTCAGTCAGACATCTAG
- the coa3b gene encoding cytochrome C oxidase assembly factor 3b yields the protein MAEKGAETSPKPTLTAAEKQLMRSRQQLDYWKKNAARVRSRNLMTGLAIGAFVVGMFSYTILSVKQERIMEELDDDARIHIIRGPRTGANS from the exons ATGGCGGAGAAAGGAGCAGAAACGTCCCCTAAACCAACATTAACAGCGGCAGAGAAACAGCTTATGCGCAGCAGACAGCAGCTAGACTACTGGAAGAAAAATGCCGCGCGGGTCCGCAGCAGAAACCTGATGACCGGCCTGGCTATCGGGGCGTTTGTGGTCGGCATGT TTAGCTACACCATCCTGTCCGTCAAACAGGAGAGGATAATGGAAGAGCTGGATGATGATGCCAGGATCCACATCATTAGAGGGCCACGGACTGGCGCCAACTCCTAA